CGATACCACGGGAGCCGCCCTGGACCAGGGCCACCTTGCCGGTGAGGGGAAGTTGCTGGGACATGCTGATCTCCTGCGTTCAAGCCAGGCCGGATGCCTTGGATGGACGCAGTATCGACCTTGGATTACCTGCTGATAAGATGGCAATCACGATATGCAGAGTAAACCTTTGGTTGGTAATAGCCCTATGGAATCGTTCAGCAGCCTCGAGTGTTTCGTCCGTAGCGCCGAGGTCGGCAGCTTTGCCGAAGCGGCCCGGCGCCTGTCCCTGACCCCGGCGGCAGTGGGCAAGAACGTCGCTCAGTTGGAGGCCCGCCTGGGGGTACGGCTGTTCCAGCGCAGCACGCGCAAGCTGACCCTGACCGAGGCCGGGCAGCGATTTTTGGGTGAGGTCAGCGACAGCTTGCGCACCATCCAGTACGCCATGGCCAACCTGGCCAGTGCCGAAGGCCAGCCGGCCGGTTTGCTGCGGGTGAGCATGGGTACGGTGTTCGGGCGCCTCTACGTGCTGCCGCTGTTGGCCGAGTTCCTGCGCCGTTACCCGGCGATCACCCCCGACTGGCACTTCGACAATCGCCAGGTGGACCTGATCGGCCAGGGCTTCGATGCCGCCATCGGCGGCGGTTTCGAGCTGCCGCCGGGGGTGGTGGCGCGCAAGCTGACCCCGGCGCACCGGGTGCTGGTGGCCGCCCCAGCCTACCTGCAGCGCTGCCCGCCGATCGAACATCCGCAGGGGCTGCAGCGTCATGCCGGTATCCTGATCCGTTCGCCGCA
The window above is part of the Pseudomonas muyukensis genome. Proteins encoded here:
- a CDS encoding LysR family transcriptional regulator; the protein is MESFSSLECFVRSAEVGSFAEAARRLSLTPAAVGKNVAQLEARLGVRLFQRSTRKLTLTEAGQRFLGEVSDSLRTIQYAMANLASAEGQPAGLLRVSMGTVFGRLYVLPLLAEFLRRYPAITPDWHFDNRQVDLIGQGFDAAIGGGFELPPGVVARKLTPAHRVLVAAPAYLQRCPPIEHPQGLQRHAGILIRSPQTGRVRAWPLTSRWQEQCPLQLPQSMTMSDSDAACAVAEQGLGIALVSLPFALAYLNTGRLVRVLPDWYVDDGHISLYYAEHKLLPGKTRAFIDYVVERFAEQGLARQFNAL